A region of Streptomyces sp. R44 DNA encodes the following proteins:
- a CDS encoding histidine phosphatase family protein, with protein sequence MSLRVTLVTAARSSSLLAERFDDDRPLDEAGWYEVQQAAPALIPLGAAELRYCSPTPRSRATGTALGYAPLAQPALRDCDMGRWRGLTLAEVAALEPAAVDAWLTDARTAPHGGEPLLAFISRIGNWLDTRPAEDGSIVAVAEPSVVRAALVYALKAPPATYWNVDVRPLSTVTLTGRPGLWHLQLATAPC encoded by the coding sequence ATGAGTCTTCGGGTGACGCTCGTCACGGCGGCACGCAGCTCCTCCCTTCTCGCCGAACGCTTCGACGACGACCGGCCGCTCGACGAGGCCGGCTGGTACGAGGTGCAGCAGGCCGCGCCCGCGCTCATCCCGCTCGGCGCGGCCGAACTGCGCTACTGCTCCCCGACCCCGCGCAGCCGCGCCACCGGCACCGCCCTCGGCTACGCCCCGCTCGCCCAGCCCGCGCTCCGCGACTGCGACATGGGCCGCTGGCGGGGCCTCACCCTCGCCGAGGTCGCCGCCCTCGAACCGGCCGCCGTCGACGCCTGGCTCACCGACGCCCGCACGGCCCCGCACGGCGGCGAACCGCTCCTGGCCTTCATCAGCCGGATAGGGAACTGGCTCGACACCCGCCCCGCCGAGGACGGCTCCATCGTCGCCGTCGCCGAACCCTCCGTCGTACGGGCCGCCCTCGTGTACGCCCTCAAGGCGCCGCCCGCCACCTACTGGAACGTCGACGTCCGCCCCCTCTCCACGGTCACCCTCACCGGCCGCCCCGGCCTCTGGCACCTCCAGCTGGCCACCGCCCCGTGCTGA
- a CDS encoding MerR family transcriptional regulator: MRIGDAAAAAGTTPRALRLYEQRGLLPPPDRTPTGQRRYGPDDVARVRVVRELLALGLTIEDVRACVDRLPLLDVDAIRSRRVPEGVCVRASPVVSRRLAALDAEIARLTRQRDELAARSGPSPHPEAPAAASG, translated from the coding sequence ATGCGGATCGGTGACGCGGCGGCAGCGGCGGGGACCACACCCCGGGCCCTGCGCCTCTACGAACAGCGGGGCCTCCTCCCGCCACCGGACCGCACCCCCACCGGCCAGCGGCGCTACGGTCCGGACGACGTGGCACGCGTCCGGGTCGTGCGGGAGCTCCTCGCCCTGGGCCTGACGATCGAGGACGTACGCGCGTGCGTGGACCGCCTTCCCCTCCTCGACGTGGACGCGATCCGTTCCCGCCGGGTCCCCGAGGGGGTCTGCGTGCGGGCGTCCCCGGTCGTGAGCCGCCGGCTCGCGGCCCTCGACGCGGAGATCGCCCGCCTCACGCGTCAGCGCGACGAACTGGCGGCCCGATCGGGCCCGTCGCCGCACCCGGAAGCCCCCGCCGCCGCGAGCGGCTGA
- a CDS encoding sigma factor-like helix-turn-helix DNA-binding protein, which yields MHDDTFLTALTGRFDAHEEQLRAVALRITGSPAEAEEALAAARAGLRQDDGATVRAWLTAAVGEACVRGLQERGAEGRRTGTGSSGGGVPASVDAGVGSLWLALLVMLERLGSEERLAYVLHDVFGLPADETARIVGGSPEAAARLARRARERIRGGGAARTEGEQGRQRAVVDRFLAAVRARDVPALVAVLDPEVVAYAEGGPVHGAAAVAEKAVAFARSTDVSRPALVDGAVGAVGFASGRPVSAFAATLRQDRIVTLSLTTGEDRVRGLDLAFPDS from the coding sequence ATGCACGACGACACGTTTCTGACCGCCCTGACCGGGCGGTTCGACGCCCACGAGGAACAGTTGCGGGCCGTCGCCCTGCGGATCACGGGCTCGCCGGCCGAGGCCGAGGAGGCACTCGCGGCGGCGCGGGCGGGGCTCCGGCAGGACGACGGTGCGACGGTACGCGCGTGGCTCACCGCGGCCGTGGGCGAGGCCTGCGTGCGCGGGCTCCAGGAGCGCGGGGCCGAGGGGCGCCGTACCGGGACCGGGAGTTCCGGCGGCGGGGTGCCCGCGTCCGTGGATGCCGGGGTCGGCTCCCTGTGGCTGGCGCTGCTCGTGATGCTGGAGAGGCTCGGGAGCGAGGAGCGGCTCGCCTATGTCCTGCACGATGTGTTCGGGCTGCCGGCGGACGAGACCGCGCGGATCGTCGGCGGGTCGCCCGAGGCGGCGGCTCGGCTGGCCCGGCGGGCGCGGGAGCGGATCCGGGGCGGTGGGGCGGCCCGTACCGAGGGTGAGCAGGGGCGGCAGCGCGCGGTGGTGGACCGGTTCCTCGCGGCCGTACGCGCGCGTGACGTCCCCGCGCTGGTGGCCGTGCTGGACCCCGAGGTCGTCGCGTACGCCGAGGGCGGCCCCGTGCACGGGGCCGCCGCGGTCGCCGAGAAGGCCGTCGCCTTCGCGCGCAGCACGGACGTGTCCCGGCCGGCGCTCGTCGACGGGGCCGTCGGCGCGGTCGGGTTCGCCTCCGGCCGGCCGGTCTCGGCGTTCGCCGCCACCCTCCGGCAAGACCGGATCGTCACGCTCTCGCTGACCACAGGGGAGGACCGGGTGCGCGGGCTCGACCTGGCCTTTCCCGACTCCTGA
- a CDS encoding methyltransferase: MNRLSTSWGAFTLTRYPEDPRDQLRAWDASDEYLLGHLAETGTDLSGTVAVLGDRWGALVTALQAAGPRELVQITDSYLGGQATRANLARAGAAPDAVRLLTTQDPPPERIDVLLVRVPKSLALLEDQLHRLAPAVHEDTVIVGTGMVKDIHTSTLKLFERILGPTRTSLAVKKARLIHTTPDPSLTPGPNPWPLRYALPPDTPAPGLPGLTVTNHAGVFCADRLDIGTRFFLANLPGGLGRARVADLGCGNGVVGLAIALHEPEAELVFTDESYPAVASAEENFRAHVGPDRKAEFLVGDGLTELAPGSVDLVLNNPPFHSHQATTDRTARRMFADARRALRPGGELWVIGNRHLGYHVTLRRIFGNSELAASDAKFVVLRAVRKA; the protein is encoded by the coding sequence ATGAACCGTTTGAGCACGTCATGGGGCGCCTTCACGCTGACCCGCTACCCCGAGGACCCGCGCGACCAGCTCCGCGCCTGGGACGCGTCCGACGAGTACCTCCTCGGGCACCTCGCCGAGACCGGGACCGACCTCTCCGGCACCGTCGCCGTCCTCGGCGACCGCTGGGGAGCCCTCGTCACCGCGCTCCAGGCCGCGGGACCCCGCGAACTCGTCCAGATCACCGACTCGTACCTCGGCGGGCAGGCCACCCGGGCCAACCTCGCGCGCGCCGGGGCCGCACCGGACGCCGTCCGGCTCCTCACCACCCAGGACCCGCCGCCCGAGCGGATCGACGTGCTCCTCGTCCGCGTCCCCAAGAGCCTCGCGCTCCTGGAGGACCAGCTCCACCGGCTCGCGCCCGCCGTCCACGAGGACACCGTCATCGTCGGCACGGGCATGGTCAAGGACATCCACACCTCCACGCTCAAGCTCTTCGAGCGGATCCTCGGCCCCACCCGCACCTCGCTCGCGGTGAAGAAGGCCCGGCTGATCCACACCACCCCCGATCCCTCGCTCACGCCCGGGCCGAACCCGTGGCCCCTCCGGTACGCACTCCCTCCGGACACCCCCGCGCCCGGTCTCCCCGGCCTCACCGTCACCAACCACGCCGGCGTCTTCTGCGCCGACCGCCTCGACATCGGCACCCGCTTCTTCCTCGCGAACCTGCCGGGCGGTCTCGGCCGGGCCCGCGTCGCCGACCTCGGCTGCGGCAACGGCGTCGTCGGCCTCGCCATCGCCCTCCACGAACCCGAGGCGGAACTGGTCTTCACCGACGAGTCGTACCCGGCGGTCGCCTCGGCCGAGGAGAACTTCCGCGCCCACGTGGGACCGGACCGCAAGGCCGAGTTCCTCGTCGGCGACGGCCTCACCGAGCTCGCCCCCGGCTCGGTGGACCTCGTCCTCAACAACCCGCCCTTCCACAGCCACCAGGCCACCACCGACCGCACCGCCCGCCGGATGTTCGCGGACGCGCGGCGCGCGCTGCGGCCCGGCGGCGAGCTGTGGGTCATCGGCAACCGGCACCTCGGCTACCACGTCACGCTCCGCCGGATCTTCGGCAACAGCGAACTCGCGGCCAGCGACGCGAAGTTCGTCGTGCTGCGGGCGGTGCGCAAGGCCTGA
- a CDS encoding NADP-dependent oxidoreductase, whose product MATHREIRLRTRPERGLPAPEHLALVDTALPVPAPGEVLVRNRWFAVSAALRTLIGGGLKGAPFPPVEPGDPLVGAAVGEVVSAPDDSGLRPGDLVSHWQGWREYAAVSAAGCTPLGDTLPDPVAHLSQGRTAYAALTRGAEVRAGDTVLVTGGAGAVGTMAGQIARLLGAGRVIGSTGSPAKAERLVTELGYDAAVVRGGPAPFAAQLAEAAPEGVDVVLDTVGGEQLSAAVAAARPGARAVLVGALSGQLDPEGTGATARVELDSYPLVLKRVSLRGFSPLDHPETEAEWPGRFGDWLRAGEITFPHVRVAGMDRAAEALREVMEGRHLGAVVVELP is encoded by the coding sequence ATGGCCACCCACCGCGAGATCCGGCTGCGCACCCGACCCGAGCGCGGCCTCCCGGCACCCGAGCACCTCGCACTCGTCGACACCGCCCTGCCCGTCCCCGCCCCCGGCGAAGTCCTCGTCAGGAACCGCTGGTTCGCGGTCTCCGCCGCGCTGCGGACCCTCATCGGCGGCGGACTGAAGGGGGCTCCCTTCCCGCCCGTCGAACCCGGCGACCCGCTCGTCGGCGCGGCCGTCGGCGAGGTCGTCTCCGCCCCGGACGACAGCGGCCTGCGCCCCGGGGACCTCGTCTCCCACTGGCAGGGCTGGCGCGAGTACGCCGCCGTGTCCGCGGCCGGCTGCACGCCCCTCGGCGACACGCTGCCCGACCCCGTCGCCCACCTCTCCCAGGGCCGGACCGCGTACGCCGCCCTCACCCGCGGCGCCGAGGTACGCGCCGGGGACACTGTCCTCGTGACCGGCGGTGCGGGCGCCGTCGGCACGATGGCCGGGCAGATCGCCCGGCTCCTCGGCGCGGGCCGGGTGATCGGAAGCACCGGCTCACCGGCGAAGGCCGAGCGGCTCGTCACCGAACTCGGCTACGACGCGGCCGTCGTCCGGGGCGGCCCCGCACCCTTCGCCGCGCAACTCGCCGAAGCCGCGCCCGAGGGCGTCGACGTCGTCCTCGACACGGTCGGCGGCGAGCAGCTGAGCGCGGCGGTCGCCGCCGCCCGCCCCGGCGCGCGGGCCGTCCTCGTCGGCGCCCTGTCCGGGCAGCTCGATCCGGAGGGGACCGGCGCCACCGCGCGCGTGGAACTCGATTCGTACCCGCTCGTCCTCAAGCGGGTCTCCCTGCGCGGCTTCAGCCCGCTCGACCACCCGGAGACCGAGGCCGAGTGGCCGGGCAGGTTCGGCGACTGGCTGCGGGCCGGGGAGATCACCTTCCCGCACGTCAGGGTGGCGGGCATGGATCGGGCCGCCGAGGCGTTGCGGGAGGTGATGGAGGGTCGGCATCTCGGCGCGGTCGTGGTCGAGTTGCCGTAA
- a CDS encoding glycoside hydrolase family 10 protein: protein MAGATGAVLAVTGTTVASAAGAEQSLRGKPRPVRGKPHRGREFRGMWLATVANRDWPSRAGLPAERQRAELLAHLDTAVERRLNTVVLQVRPTADALWPSPYEPWAQYLTGTQGRDPGWDPLGTAVDEAHARGLELHAWFNPYRVANHTDPSRLVASHPARLHPEWVLPYGGKLYYNPGLPEVRSFVQDAMLDALRRYDIDAVHWDDYFYPYPVAGQVFADDEAYARYGGDFPDKASWRRNNTDLLVSEMAARIKETKKHTAFGISPFGVWRNIATDPEGSDTRAGVQTYDDLYADTRKWIREGWIDYVIPQLYWNIGLPAADYAKLLPWWDAVVRDTGVGLYIGEALYKAGDPAQPAAWQDPRELSRHLALARTYPAVGGHCFFSAKEVAADPIGAMTTVVADHYPTGIRPPKRELGR, encoded by the coding sequence GTGGCCGGCGCCACCGGAGCGGTGCTCGCCGTGACGGGAACGACAGTGGCGTCGGCCGCCGGCGCCGAGCAGTCGTTACGGGGGAAGCCGCGGCCGGTACGGGGGAAGCCGCACCGGGGGCGGGAGTTCCGCGGCATGTGGCTGGCGACGGTCGCCAACCGCGACTGGCCCTCCCGGGCCGGTCTGCCCGCCGAACGGCAGCGCGCCGAGCTCCTCGCCCACCTGGACACGGCCGTCGAGCGCCGGCTCAACACGGTGGTGCTCCAGGTCCGGCCGACCGCCGACGCGCTGTGGCCCTCGCCGTACGAGCCGTGGGCGCAGTACCTGACCGGCACGCAGGGCCGGGATCCCGGCTGGGACCCGCTGGGGACGGCCGTCGACGAGGCGCACGCGCGGGGGCTCGAACTGCACGCCTGGTTCAACCCGTACCGCGTGGCGAATCACACGGACCCGAGCCGGCTCGTCGCGAGCCATCCGGCCCGGCTCCACCCGGAGTGGGTGCTGCCCTACGGCGGGAAGCTCTACTACAACCCGGGGCTGCCCGAGGTCCGGAGCTTCGTCCAGGACGCGATGCTGGACGCGCTGCGCCGCTACGACATCGACGCCGTGCACTGGGACGACTACTTCTATCCGTACCCGGTGGCCGGGCAGGTCTTCGCCGACGACGAGGCGTACGCCCGGTACGGCGGGGACTTCCCCGACAAGGCCTCCTGGCGGCGGAACAACACCGATCTGCTGGTCTCGGAGATGGCCGCCCGGATCAAGGAGACCAAGAAGCACACGGCCTTCGGCATCAGCCCCTTCGGGGTCTGGCGGAACATCGCCACCGACCCGGAGGGCTCGGACACCCGCGCGGGCGTCCAGACCTACGACGACCTGTACGCCGACACCCGGAAGTGGATCCGGGAGGGCTGGATCGACTACGTGATCCCCCAGCTGTACTGGAACATCGGGCTGCCCGCCGCCGACTACGCCAAGCTGCTGCCCTGGTGGGACGCGGTGGTCCGGGACACCGGCGTCGGCCTCTACATCGGCGAGGCGCTCTACAAGGCGGGCGATCCGGCCCAGCCCGCGGCCTGGCAGGACCCGCGGGAGCTCTCACGTCACCTGGCCCTGGCCCGCACCTACCCCGCGGTCGGCGGTCACTGCTTCTTCTCCGCGAAGGAGGTCGCCGCGGACCCGATCGGGGCGATGACCACCGTGGTGGCCGATCACTACCCGACCGGGATCCGTCCGCCGAAGCGGGAACTCGGCCGGTAG
- a CDS encoding NUDIX hydrolase → MQWTKLSERSVYENRWFRVNLADVELPDGRHLDHYLIRLRPVAVATAVNEADEVLMLWRHRFITDSWGWELAAGVVEDGEDVEAAAAREMEEETGWRPGPLRHLLTVEPSNGLTDARHHLYWAERATYTGPPEDAFESSRRAWIPLKQIPDMIARGEIPAANMAAGLLMLHHLRLG, encoded by the coding sequence GTGCAGTGGACGAAACTGAGCGAACGCTCCGTCTATGAGAATCGCTGGTTCCGAGTGAACCTCGCGGACGTCGAACTCCCGGACGGCCGCCACCTCGACCACTATCTGATCCGGCTCCGCCCGGTCGCCGTCGCGACGGCCGTCAACGAGGCCGACGAAGTCCTGATGCTCTGGCGCCACCGCTTCATCACCGACAGCTGGGGCTGGGAGCTGGCCGCCGGTGTCGTCGAGGACGGCGAGGACGTCGAGGCAGCCGCCGCACGCGAGATGGAGGAGGAGACCGGCTGGCGGCCGGGGCCGCTGCGCCATCTCCTCACCGTCGAGCCCTCGAACGGCCTGACGGACGCCCGGCACCACCTCTACTGGGCGGAGCGGGCCACCTACACCGGACCGCCGGAGGACGCGTTCGAGTCCTCGCGGCGGGCCTGGATCCCGCTGAAACAGATCCCCGACATGATCGCCCGGGGCGAGATCCCGGCCGCCAACATGGCCGCCGGACTGCTGATGCTCCACCATCTGCGCCTCGGCTGA
- a CDS encoding 3-hydroxybutyryl-CoA dehydrogenase has product MADIERVGVVGCGQMGAGIAEVCARSGLEVKVAETTGEALEIGRTRLYNSLNKAAERGKISEEERDATLARLSFTTDLGEFADRDLVIEAVVENEQVKTEIFQVLDQVITRPDAILASNTSSIPLVKLAVATSRPDQVIGIHFFNPAPVQKLVELIPALTTSEGTISRAQAFAEKALGKHAIRAQDRSGFVVNALLVPYLLSAIRMFESGIASREDIDNGMEFGCAHPMGPLKLSDLIGLDTIASIADSMYSEFKEPLYAAPPLLQRMVDAGRLGRKTGSGFYPYS; this is encoded by the coding sequence ATGGCCGACATTGAGCGCGTCGGAGTGGTGGGCTGCGGCCAGATGGGCGCGGGCATCGCAGAGGTGTGTGCCCGGAGCGGGCTCGAGGTGAAGGTCGCCGAGACCACCGGCGAGGCACTGGAGATCGGCCGCACCCGGCTCTACAACTCGCTGAACAAGGCCGCCGAACGCGGCAAGATCAGCGAGGAGGAGCGCGACGCGACGCTCGCCCGTCTCAGCTTCACCACCGACCTGGGCGAGTTCGCCGACCGCGACCTCGTCATCGAGGCGGTCGTCGAGAACGAGCAGGTCAAGACCGAGATCTTCCAGGTCCTCGACCAGGTGATCACCCGGCCGGACGCCATCCTGGCCTCGAACACCTCCTCCATCCCGCTGGTGAAGCTGGCCGTGGCGACCTCCCGCCCCGACCAGGTCATCGGCATCCACTTCTTCAACCCGGCCCCGGTGCAGAAGCTCGTCGAGCTGATCCCGGCCCTCACCACCTCCGAGGGCACGATCAGCCGGGCCCAGGCCTTCGCGGAGAAGGCGCTCGGCAAGCACGCCATCCGCGCCCAGGACCGCTCCGGCTTCGTGGTCAACGCGCTGCTCGTGCCGTACCTGCTCTCGGCGATCCGGATGTTCGAGTCGGGCATCGCGAGCCGCGAGGACATCGACAACGGCATGGAGTTCGGCTGCGCCCACCCGATGGGCCCGCTGAAGCTCTCCGACCTGATCGGCCTGGACACGATCGCCTCGATCGCCGACTCGATGTACTCCGAGTTCAAGGAGCCGCTGTACGCCGCTCCCCCGCTGCTCCAGCGCATGGTGGACGCGGGCCGTCTCGGCCGGAAGACGGGCTCGGGCTTCTACCCGTACTCCTGA
- a CDS encoding GNAT family N-acetyltransferase, whose translation MSDSATTDSPGAPVMHGAYEISADPTRIDPTRVHHWLSTDAYWALGRPREKQDRAIAGSLNLGAYHRETGEMSAYARVVTDYATFAWLCDVYVDRPARGTGLGTALVTAVRDHLAPYGLRRIMLATADAHGVYEKVGFTPLQNPDKWMALGQQ comes from the coding sequence ATGAGCGACAGCGCCACCACCGACAGCCCCGGCGCCCCCGTCATGCACGGGGCGTACGAGATCTCAGCCGACCCCACCAGGATCGACCCGACCCGCGTCCACCACTGGCTGTCGACCGACGCCTACTGGGCGCTCGGCCGACCTCGGGAGAAGCAGGACCGGGCCATCGCCGGCTCGCTCAACCTCGGCGCCTACCACCGCGAGACCGGCGAGATGAGCGCCTACGCGCGCGTCGTCACCGACTACGCCACCTTCGCCTGGCTCTGCGACGTCTACGTCGACCGCCCGGCCCGCGGCACCGGCCTCGGCACCGCGCTCGTCACCGCCGTCCGCGACCACCTGGCACCGTACGGACTGCGCCGCATCATGCTCGCCACCGCCGACGCCCACGGCGTGTACGAGAAGGTGGGTTTCACGCCACTGCAGAATCCGGACAAGTGGATGGCTCTCGGGCAGCAGTGA
- a CDS encoding DUF1918 domain-containing protein, with protein MRASVGDKLLVHGRTVGHHDRTAEVLEVRGENGAPPYKVKFDDDGHEALMSPGPDTVVRHHPEPGTG; from the coding sequence ATGAGGGCGAGCGTGGGCGACAAGCTGCTGGTGCACGGCCGGACCGTCGGTCATCACGACCGCACGGCCGAGGTCCTCGAGGTACGGGGGGAGAACGGCGCTCCCCCGTACAAGGTGAAGTTCGACGACGACGGTCACGAGGCCCTGATGTCGCCGGGCCCCGACACCGTCGTACGCCACCATCCGGAGCCGGGGACCGGCTGA
- a CDS encoding PLP-dependent aminotransferase family protein — MHERSSVAELAKSLRVELDRYSPGGKLPSSRALVERYHVSPVTVTRALAQLAAEGLVVTRPGAGAFRAEPRTPTPVAGDTSWQEVALSADAATELVPRAVDASGVLVTLSAPPPGVIEFNGGYLHPSLQPESALAAALARAGRRPGAWGRPPTDGLPELREWFAREIGGSITAADILVTAGGQSAIATALRALASPGTPVLVESPTYPGMLAVARAAGLRPVPVPADADGVRPELLEAAFRATGARVFVCQPVFHNPTGATLSTERRREVVRIARAAGAFVVEDDFARRLVHADSAPLPAPLVADEPDGVVVHIRSLTKITSASLRVGALAARGPVLERLRAIQVVDSFFVPRPLQEAALELVGSPAWPRHLRAVAQELKSRREVMTGALALHLPELALPHIPSGGYQLWLRLPDTLPEASLLAAALRAGVTAAPGRPYFCAEPPAGHIRLSFAGVAGPTEIVEGVRRLRTAVDELTG, encoded by the coding sequence ATGCATGAGCGTAGCAGTGTCGCGGAATTGGCGAAATCCCTGAGAGTGGAGCTCGACCGCTACTCTCCTGGTGGAAAACTGCCATCGAGTCGGGCGCTCGTCGAGCGGTACCACGTCTCCCCGGTCACCGTCACCCGGGCCCTCGCCCAGCTCGCCGCCGAAGGCCTCGTCGTCACCCGCCCCGGCGCCGGCGCCTTCCGCGCCGAACCGCGCACCCCCACCCCGGTCGCCGGGGACACCTCCTGGCAGGAGGTCGCCCTCAGTGCCGACGCCGCCACCGAACTCGTCCCCCGGGCCGTCGACGCCTCCGGCGTCCTCGTCACGCTCTCGGCGCCCCCGCCCGGTGTGATCGAGTTCAACGGCGGCTACCTCCACCCCTCCCTCCAGCCCGAGAGCGCCCTCGCCGCCGCCCTCGCCCGGGCCGGCCGCCGCCCCGGAGCCTGGGGCCGACCGCCCACCGACGGCCTGCCCGAACTGCGCGAGTGGTTCGCCCGCGAGATCGGCGGCAGCATCACCGCCGCCGACATCCTCGTCACCGCCGGCGGCCAGTCCGCGATCGCCACCGCCCTGCGCGCCCTCGCCTCGCCCGGCACCCCCGTCCTCGTCGAATCGCCCACCTACCCCGGCATGCTCGCCGTCGCCCGCGCCGCCGGACTCCGCCCCGTCCCCGTGCCCGCCGACGCCGACGGAGTCCGCCCCGAACTCCTCGAAGCCGCCTTCCGCGCCACCGGCGCCCGCGTCTTCGTCTGCCAGCCGGTCTTCCACAACCCGACCGGGGCCACGCTGAGCACCGAACGCCGCCGCGAGGTCGTCCGCATCGCCCGCGCCGCCGGGGCCTTCGTCGTCGAGGACGACTTCGCCCGCCGCCTCGTCCACGCCGACTCGGCACCGCTCCCCGCGCCGCTCGTCGCCGACGAACCCGACGGCGTCGTCGTCCACATCCGCTCACTCACCAAGATCACCTCGGCGAGCCTCCGCGTCGGCGCCCTCGCCGCCCGCGGACCCGTCCTGGAGCGGCTGCGCGCCATCCAGGTCGTCGACAGCTTCTTCGTCCCGCGGCCCCTCCAGGAGGCCGCGCTCGAACTCGTCGGCTCCCCGGCCTGGCCCCGCCACCTCCGGGCCGTCGCCCAGGAGCTCAAGAGCCGCCGGGAGGTCATGACCGGCGCCCTCGCCCTCCACCTCCCCGAGCTCGCCCTGCCGCACATCCCCTCCGGCGGCTACCAGCTCTGGCTGCGCCTCCCCGACACCCTCCCCGAGGCCTCCCTCCTCGCCGCCGCCCTGCGCGCCGGGGTCACCGCCGCCCCCGGCCGCCCCTACTTCTGCGCCGAGCCCCCCGCCGGCCACATCCGGCTGAGTTTCGCGGGTGTCGCGGGCCCCACGGAGATCGTCGAGGGCGTCCGCCGCCTGCGGACGGCGGTCGACGAGCTCACCGGCTGA
- a CDS encoding DMT family transporter produces MRTQDSATAPTTIAVTATGSPRTGSTGTAAPAASAATAAPAAGTVPAASSPRTSGTLLAGLGVISFSLTFPSTVWGLESFGPWSLVAVRSTLAALIAGVFLLAGRVPLPERRHWAGLAVVACGVVIGFPLLTTLALQTSTTSHAAVVVGLLPLTTATLAAVRTGRRPSRTFWIAAVSGAVVVLGFTLQQSGGSFSTGDLYLFGALLVCAAGYTEGGRLAALMPGWQVIGWALVLCLPLMAVASAVTLSIEPVHLNAHGVIGLAWVAAGSTFFGLYVWYRGMAAIGIPKASQLQLAQPLLTLFWSVFLLGETLPLAAPVAAVAVLVCIAVTQRAKS; encoded by the coding sequence ATGAGAACACAGGATAGCGCTACTGCCCCGACCACGATAGCGGTCACCGCTACCGGATCCCCCCGGACCGGTTCCACCGGCACCGCCGCCCCGGCCGCCTCGGCCGCCACCGCGGCCCCGGCCGCCGGCACCGTCCCCGCCGCCTCCTCCCCCCGGACCAGCGGCACCCTGCTCGCCGGGCTCGGCGTGATCTCCTTCTCGCTCACCTTCCCCTCGACCGTCTGGGGCCTGGAGAGCTTCGGCCCCTGGTCGCTGGTGGCCGTGCGCTCCACCCTCGCCGCGCTCATCGCCGGCGTCTTCCTCCTCGCAGGCCGGGTGCCGCTGCCCGAGCGCCGCCACTGGGCGGGCCTCGCGGTCGTCGCCTGCGGTGTCGTCATCGGTTTCCCGCTCCTGACCACGCTGGCCCTGCAGACCTCCACCACCTCGCACGCCGCCGTGGTCGTGGGCCTCCTGCCGCTCACCACGGCGACCCTCGCCGCCGTCCGGACCGGACGCCGCCCGTCCCGTACCTTCTGGATCGCCGCCGTCTCCGGCGCCGTCGTGGTGCTCGGCTTCACGCTGCAGCAGAGCGGCGGCTCGTTCTCCACGGGCGATCTGTACCTCTTCGGCGCGCTGCTCGTGTGCGCTGCCGGGTACACCGAGGGCGGCCGGCTCGCCGCGCTCATGCCGGGCTGGCAGGTCATCGGCTGGGCCCTGGTCCTCTGCCTGCCGCTGATGGCGGTCGCCTCGGCCGTGACGCTGTCGATCGAGCCGGTCCACCTGAACGCGCACGGCGTCATCGGCCTCGCCTGGGTCGCCGCCGGCTCCACCTTCTTCGGCCTGTACGTCTGGTACCGCGGCATGGCCGCGATCGGCATCCCCAAGGCCAGCCAGCTCCAGCTCGCGCAGCCGCTGCTCACCCTCTTCTGGTCGGTCTTCCTCCTCGGCGAGACCCTGCCGCTCGCCGCCCCGGTCGCCGCGGTGGCCGTCCTGGTCTGCATCGCGGTGACCCAGCGGGCGAAGAGCTGA